One Elaeis guineensis isolate ETL-2024a chromosome 10, EG11, whole genome shotgun sequence genomic window carries:
- the LOC105053326 gene encoding (R,S)-reticuline 7-O-methyltransferase — MVMAEDRSVLEGQTWVWQTMLAFADSMVLRCAVELGIADIIHQHGEPLSLPHLASLIPSPPPNPTSFLRIMRFLTHKKIFSTHSHPDTGETLYGLTPASRVLVRSSDFSLVPMVLFETHPFPIAAWHSFSASVRQGGAPYIMAHGMDMLFGTAATNPEFNAVFNNAMACTAKGTLDAVISAYGDGFAGLGSLADVGGGTGATLGEIVKLHPGIKGINFDLPHVIEGAPEYPGVTHVAGDMFQTIPPADAVFMKTVMHCFGDEECEKVLRNCRGVIPEKTGKVIIVDVVLYPDDNSPLGDIRAKFDMLMFAYTSTGKERTEEEWKKLLKASGFPRWNIIRIPAIWSIIEAFPE; from the exons atggtGATGGCGGAGGATCGTTCAGTCCTAGAGGGCCAGACCTGGGTCTGGCAGACCATGCTGGCCTTTGCAGACTCCATGGTCCTCCGCTGCGCCGTGGAGCTCGGCATCGCCGACATCATCCACCAGCACGGAGAGCCCCTCTCCCTCCCCCACCTCGCCTCCCTCATCCCCTCCCCGCCCCCCAACCCCACTTCCTTCCTCCGCATCATGCGCTTCCTCACCCACAAGAAGATCTTCAGCACCCATTCCCACCCCGACACCGGCGAGACCCTCTACGGCCTCACCCCGGCCTCCCGGGTCCTCGTCCGCTCCTCCGACTTCTCTCTCGTCCCCATGGTCCTCTTCGAGACCCACCCCTTCCCCATCGCGGCATGGCACAGCTTCAGCGCCAGCGTCCGCCAGGGCGGTGCGCCGTACATCATGGCGCACGGCATGGACATGCTGTTCGGCACCGCGGCGACGAACCCCGAGTTCAACGCGGTGTTCAACAACGCGATGGCGTGCACCGCCAAGGGCACCCTCGACGCTGTCATCTCGGCGTACGGGGATGGTTTCGCGGGCTTGGGCTCGCTTGCGGACGTCGGCGGGGGGACCGGGGCGACGCTGGGGGAGATTGTGAAGTTGCATCCTGGCATCAAGGGGATCAACTTCGATCTGCCGCATGTCATCGAGGGTGCGCCGGAGTACCCCGGTGTGACTCATGTTGCCGGGGATATGTTTCAGACCATCCCTCCAGCGGATGCTGTGTTCATGAAG ACGGTGATGCATTGCTTTGGAGATGAGGAGTGTGAGAAGGTCCTGAGGAACTGCCGAGGTGTTATACCAGAGAAGACCGGGAAGGTTATAATTGTGGACGTGGTATTGTACCCGGATGACAATAGCCCATTGGGAGACATACGGGCGAAGTTTGACATGCTGATGTTTGCCTACACATCAACTGGAAAGGAGAGGACCGAAGAGGAGTGGAAGAAGCTTCTGAAAGCGAGTGGCTTTCCTCGGTGGAACATTATTAGAATTCCTGCCATATGGTCCATCATTGAAGCATTCCCTGAGTAA